A genomic region of Cannabis sativa cultivar Pink pepper isolate KNU-18-1 chromosome 1, ASM2916894v1, whole genome shotgun sequence contains the following coding sequences:
- the LOC115707733 gene encoding peroxisomal membrane protein PMP22, with amino-acid sequence MGSIAKKGLNQYLMQLQQHPLRTKAITAGTLAGLSDIVSQKLTGIQKLQLKRILLKVIFGVAYLGPFGHYLHIILDKIFKGKRDTKTVAKKVLLEQVTSSPWNNLLFMVYYGMVVEGRPWVHVKAKIKKDYPTIQYTSWTFWPVIGWINHRYVPLQFRVILQSLVAFCWGIFLNLRARSIVLPKPK; translated from the exons ATGGGGTCGATTGCTAAAAAAGGGTTAAATCAATACTTGATGCAGCTTCAGCAACATCCTCTCAGAACTAAG GCAATTACAGCGGGGACGTTAGCAGGGCTTAGCGATATAGTTTCTCAGAAACTCACTGGTATACAGAAACTTCAATTGAAACGTATACTTCTTAAAGTG ATTTTTGGAGTTGCTTATCTTGGTCCATTTGGACATTACCTGCACATAATTCTAGACAAAATTTTCAAGGGGAAAAGAGATACAAAAACAGTAGCCAAGAAG GTGCTGCTGGAGCAGGTGACTTCTTCTCCTTGGAACAACCTGCTTTTCATGGTTTACTATGGGATGGTTGTGGAAG GAAGACCTTGGGTTCATGTGAAAGCTAAAATAAAGAAGGACTATCCAACAATACAATATACTTCATGGACG TTCTGGCCTGTTATTGGTTGGATCAATCACCGCTATGTGCCCCTGCAATTCCGGGTGATTCTTCAAAGCTTAGTTGCATTTTGCTG GGGAATTTTTCTAAATCTTCGAGCACGATCCATCGTCTTACCAAAGCCCAAATGA
- the LOC115707085 gene encoding probable F-box protein At4g22030: MSALQASSLILSSSSSRVTINGAIHVPKLPNVRFTVPKKSSLNLTKQMVIEELNNLKQGFNTQNDDVYSNNNNNNANTSTSLTVTAQLYAILEAVNDRVEMHDNIGQQRDNWNKLLLNSINMITLTATTIAGVAAATASPGTSSLALNVSSTLLFSAAAGMVLVMNKLQPSQLAEEQRNASRLFRQIKTQIETDIALRSPTKYDLKKYMDKVLSLDKAYPLPLLGAMLEKFPQKYEASNWWPSKKSQKGQNESFQQENNNGWNESLEKEMREVIEVVKTKDRVDYERLGNLVLKINKALAISGPLLTGIAAVSSPFVGHGSWAGVLAVTAGALATAVNGFQHGGQIGMVFELYRNCGGAFKHIEDEIEATIGEEEFEKRENGELFQVKLALKLGRSLSQLKELSAKSASARLNGTTIDEFASKLI; encoded by the coding sequence atgtcagCTTTACAAGCTTCAAGTTTGATactatcttcttcttcttcaagggtAACCATTAATGGTGCAATCCATGTCCCCAAGCTTCCAAATGTCCGTTTCACAGTTCcaaaaaaatcatcattaaaTTTAACCAAACAGATGGTTATTGAAGAATTGAATAACTTAAAGCAAGGATTCAACACCCAAAACGACGACGTTtatagcaacaacaacaacaacaacgcTAATACATCCACGTCATTAACCGTTACAGCTCAGCTCTACGCGATTCTCGAGGCCGTTAACGACAGAGTGGAGATGCACGATAACATTGGCCAACAACGAGACAATTGgaacaaacttttattaaaCTCCATCAATATGATCACTCTAACCGCCACAACCATCGCCGGAGTTGCTGCGGCGACGGCATCTCCCGGAACTTCTTCCTTGGCTTTGAACGTTTCTTCGACACTTTTGTTCTCCGCCGCCGCCGGGATGGTGCTGGTGATGAACAAACTCCAGCCGTCTCAACTCGCCGAGGAACAACGCAACGCTTCGAGATTGTTCAGACAAATCAAAACCCAAATAGAGACTGACATTGCTCTTCGTTCTCCAACTAAGTACGATCTTAAAAAGTACATGGATAAGGTCTTGTCTTTAGATAAAGCTTACCCACTTCCTTTGCTTGGAGCTATGCTTGAAAAGTTTCCTCAGAAATACGAGGCTTCTAATTGGTGGCCTTCTAAAAAATCCCAAAAGGGTCAAAACGAATCgtttcaacaagaaaacaataaTGGTTGGAACGAAAGCCTTGAGAAAGAAATGAGAGAGGTTATTGAAGTTGTTAAGACAAAAGATAGAGTAGATTACGAGAGACTGGGAAACTTGGTTTTGAAAATAAACAAAGCATTGGCAATTTCAGGGCCTTTACTTACTGGCATTGCTGCCGTTAGTTCTCCGTTTGTTGGACATGGATCTTGGGCTGGTGTTTTGGCAGTAACTGCCGGAGCTTTAGCTACCGCCGTTAATGGATTTCAGCATGGTGGACAAATTGGGATGGTGTTCGAATTGTACAGAAACTGTGGCGGTGCTTTCAAACATATTGAAGATGAGATTGAGGCTACCATTGGAGAAGAAGAGTTTGAGAAAAGAGAGAATGGAGAGTTGTTTCAAGTGAAATTGGCTTTGAAATTAGGAAGAAGCTTGTCGCAGTTGAAAGAGCTTTCTGCAAAATCTGCTTCGGCTCGTCTTAATGGAACTACCATCGACGAATTCGCTAGCAAGCTTATCTGA
- the LOC115707014 gene encoding probable F-box protein At4g22030, giving the protein MSALQASSLILSSSSSSRGTINGAIHIPKLPNNIRFTVPKKSSLNLTKQMVIEELNSLKQGFNTQNDDVYNNNNANTSTSSTVTAQLYAILEAVNDRVEMHDNIGQQRDNWNTLLLNSINMITLTATTIAGVSTATAVPGTSLLALNVSSTLLFSAAAGMLLVMNKLQPSQLAEEQRNASRLFRQIKTQIETDIALRSPTKYDLKKYMDKVLSLDKAYPLPLLGAMLEKFPQKYEAANWWPSKKSQKGQNESFQQQNNNGWNESLEKEMREVVEVVKTKDRVDYERLGNLVLKINKALAISGPLLTGIAAVSSPFVGHGSWAGVLAVTAGALATAVNGFQHGGQVGMVFELYRNCGGAFKLVEDEIEATLAEQEFEKRENGELFKMKLALKLGRSLSQLDELAAKSASSRANGVAIDEFASKLI; this is encoded by the coding sequence atgtcaGCTTTACAAGCTTCAAGTTTGAtattatcttcttcttcttcttcaaggggAACCATCAATGGTGCAATCCATATCCCCAAGCTTCCAAATAATATTCGTTTCACAGTTCCAAAAAAATCATCTTTAAATTTAACCAAACAGATGGTTATTGAAGAATTGAATAGCTTAAAGCAAGGATTCAACACCCAAAACGACGACGTTTATAATAACAACAACGCTAATACATCCACGTCATCAACCGTTACAGCTCAGCTCTACGCGATTCTCGAGGCCGTTAACGACAGAGTGGAGATGCACGATAACATTGGCCAGCAACGAGACAACTGGAACACCCTTTTGTTAAACTCCATCAATATGATCACTCTAACCGCCACAACCATCGCCGGAGTTTCGACGGCGACGGCGGTTCCCGGAACATCCCTTTTGGCTTTGAACGTTTCTTCGACACTTCTGTTCTCCGCCGCCGCCGGAATGTTGCTGGTGATGAACAAACTCCAGCCGTCTCAACTCGCCGAGGAACAACGCAACGCTTCAAGATTGTTCAGACAAATCAAAACCCAAATAGAGACTGACATTGCTCTTCGTTCTCCAACTAAGTACGATCTCAAAAAGTACATGGATAAGGTCTTGTCTTTAGATAAAGCTTACCCACTTCCTTTGCTTGGAGCTATGCTTGAAAAGTTTCCTCAGAAATACGAGGCGGCTAATTGGTGGCCTTCTAAAAAATCCCAAAAGGGTCAAAACGAATCGTTTCAACAACAAAACAATAATGGTTGGAACGAAAGCCTTGAGAAAGAAATGAGAGAGGTTGTTGAAGTTGTTAAGACAAAAGATAGAGTAGATTACGAGAGATTGGGGAACTTGGTTTTGAAAATAAACAAAGCATTGGCAATTTCAGGGCCTTTACTTACTGGCATTGCTGCCGTTAGTTCTCCGTTTGTTGGACATGGATCTTGGGCTGGTGTTCTGGCAGTAACTGCCGGGGCATTAGCTACGGCCGTTAATGGATTTCAGCACGGTGGACAAGTTGGGATGGTGTTTGAATTGTATAGAAACTGTGGTGGTGCTTTTAAGCTTGTGGAAGATGAGATTGAGGCTACCCTTGCAGAACAAGAGTTTGAGAAAAGAGAAAATGGGGAGTTGTTTAAAATGAAATTAGCTTTGAAATTGGGAAGAAGCTTGTCGCAATTGGATGAGCTTGCTGCAAAATCTGCTTCGTCCCGTGCTAATGGAGTGGCCATTGACGAATTCGCTAGCAAGCTTATCTGA
- the LOC115704124 gene encoding homologous-pairing protein 2 homolog codes for MAPAPKSDSAEAIVLNFVNEQNRPLNSQNVADALQKFNLKKASIQKALDNLADGGRISFKEYGKQKIYLARQDQFDIPNTEELTQMKEENARLQKQLEEEKKAIGEVEGEIKSLQSNLTLEQILAKEVKLRMEVKEMEDKLEKLRGGITLVKPEDREAIEKLYSEKISQWRKRKRMFKDLWDAITENSPKNLKEFKEELGLEYDEDVDVSLQSLGELLQRGKKRLRGQ; via the exons ATGGCGCCAGCTCCCAAATCTGATAGCGCCGAAG CGATCGTCCTCAACTTCGTGAACGAG CAAAATAGGCCGCTTAATTCACAAAATGTGGCTGatgctttacaaaagtttaatcTCAAGAAGGCTTCAATACAAAAAGCCCTGGATAATCTGGCTGATGGTGGGCGGATTTCCTTCAAGGAGTATGGTAAGCAGAAGATTTATCTTGCTCGCCAAGACCAATTCGACATCCCGAATACCGAAGAGCTTACTCAGATGAAGGAAGAAAATGCTAGATTGCAGAAGCaacttgaggaagaaaagaaagCCATTGGCGAGGTTGAAGGAG AAATCAAAAGTTTGCAGTCAAATTTGACACTGGAACAAATACTTGCAAAGGAAGTAAAACTAAGAATGGAG GTTAAGGAAATGGAGGACAAACTGGAAAAATTACGTGGTGGAATTACATTGGTGAAGCCAGAAGATCGTGAGGCTATTGAAAAATTGTACTCTGAAAAAATAAGTCAATGGAGAAAGCGTAAAAGGATGTTTAAAGATTTGTGGGATGCTATTACTGAGAACTCACCAAAGAATCTCAAGGAATTCAAG GAAGAACTTGGACTTGAATATGATGAAGATGTTGATGTGAGTTTACAGTCATTAGGTGAGCTTCTACAACGTGGTAAGAAGAGGCTGCGAGGCCAGTGA